A single region of the Chionomys nivalis chromosome 5, mChiNiv1.1, whole genome shotgun sequence genome encodes:
- the Rnf2 gene encoding E3 ubiquitin-protein ligase RING2, whose amino-acid sequence MSQAVQTNGTQPLSKTWELSLYELQRTPQEAITDGLEIVVSPRSLHSELMCPICLDMLKNTMTTKECLHRFCADCIITALRSGNKECPTCRKKLVSKRSLRPDPNFDALISKIYPSRDEYEAHQERVLARINKHNNQQALSHSIEEGLKIQAMNRLQRGKKQQIENGSGAEDNGDSSHCSNASTHSNQEAGPSNKRTKTSDDSGLELDNNNATVAIDPVMDGASEIELVFRPHPTLMEKDDSAQTRYIKTSGNATVDHLSKYLAVRLALEELRSKGESNQMNLDTASEKQYTIYIATASGQFTVLNGSFSLELVSEKYWKVNKPMELYYAPTKEHK is encoded by the exons ATGTCTCAGGCTGTGCAGACAAATGGAACTCAACCATTAAGCAAAACATGGGAACTCAGTTTGTACGAATTACAACGAACACCTCAG GAGGCAATAACAGATGGCTTGGAAATTGTGGTCTCACCTAGaagtctacacagtgaattaaTGTGCCCAATTTGTTTGGATATGTTGAAGAACACCATGACTACAAAGGAGTGTTTGCATCGGTTCTGTGCGGATTGCATTATCACAGCCCTTAGAAGTGG CAACAAAGAATGCCCTACCTGTCGGAAAAAATTAGTTTCTAAAAGATCACTAAGGCCAGACCCAAATTTTGATGCACTCATCAGCAAAATTTATCCGAGTCGTGATGAGTATGAAGCTCATCAAGAGAGAGTGTTAGCCAGGATCAACAAGCACAATAACCAGCAGGCACTCAGCCACAGCATTGAGGAAGGGCTGAAGATACAGGCCATGAACAG ATTACAGCGAGGCAAGAAGCAACAGATTGAAAACGGCAGTGGAGCAGAAGATAATGGTGACAGTTCACACTGTAGTAATGCATCCACACATAGCAATCAGGAAGCAGGACCTAGTAACAAACGGACCAAAACATCTGATGACTCTGGGCTTGAACTTGATAATAACAATGCAACAGTGGCCATTGATCCAGTAATGGATGGTGCTAGTGAAATCGAACTAGTATTCAGGCCCCACCCAACACTGATGGAAAAGGATGACAGTGCACAGACAAG atacataaagaCTTCAGGCAATGCTACTGTTGATCACTTATCCAAATATCTGGCTGTGAGGTTAGCTTTGGAAGAACTTAGAAGCAAAGGAGAATCAAACCAGATGAACCTCGATACGGCCAGTGAGAAGCAGTACACCATTTATATAGCGACAGCCAGTGGCCAGTTCACT GTATTAAATGGCTCCTTTTCTTTGGAATTGGTCAGTGAGAAATACTGGAAGGTGAACAAACCCATGGAACTTTATTATGCACCCACCAAGGAGCAcaaataa